From Spirochaetales bacterium, one genomic window encodes:
- a CDS encoding response regulator, producing MKSKIEFPNINDRKPEGFKEDGTPFKVLIIDDSMFVTKQISQILTSEGFEIVGTANDGASGVEKYKELYPNIDLVTMDITMPNMDGVTSLEKIIEFDKEAKVIMISALGKQDLVKKSLLVGAKNYIVKPLDRNKVLERVITTLRKQ from the coding sequence ATGAAATCAAAAATAGAGTTTCCTAATATTAATGACAGAAAACCGGAAGGATTCAAGGAAGACGGAACACCTTTCAAAGTTCTTATTATAGACGACTCCATGTTCGTCACCAAACAGATAAGTCAAATTCTCACATCGGAAGGATTCGAGATCGTCGGGACCGCGAATGACGGGGCAAGCGGTGTTGAAAAGTACAAGGAGTTGTATCCAAATATCGATCTTGTGACGATGGATATTACCATGCCGAATATGGATGGTGTCACCTCTCTGGAAAAGATAATCGAGTTTGATAAAGAGGCAAAAGTGATCATGATAAGCGCGCTCGGCAAGCAGGATCTTGTAAAAAAGTCACTACTCGTCGGCGCAAAAAACTATATTGTCAAACCGCTTGATAGAAACAAAGTCCTGGAAAGGGTAATCACCACACTCAGAAAGCAATAA
- a CDS encoding chemotaxis protein CheX, with the protein MRIEYINPFVEATFNVLKEVLETEITRGELYLKATSQPVLGVATIVGLAGDVEGRVLIDMSEESALAIASSMNGEKLTQLNELVKATIAELANMIVAQSVTKLSELGFKFELTPPTVFTGERMEIANFEVEALIVPIETGYGKLEVNVALRDRS; encoded by the coding sequence ATGAGAATTGAATATATCAATCCCTTTGTTGAGGCGACATTCAACGTGCTGAAAGAGGTGCTCGAGACTGAAATTACGCGGGGGGAATTATATTTGAAAGCGACATCACAACCGGTCCTTGGAGTTGCGACAATCGTCGGGCTTGCGGGAGATGTCGAAGGGCGTGTTCTCATCGATATGTCCGAGGAATCGGCACTGGCGATTGCATCCAGTATGAACGGCGAAAAACTGACTCAATTGAATGAACTTGTAAAAGCGACAATAGCGGAGCTTGCAAACATGATTGTGGCGCAGTCGGTAACGAAATTGTCCGAACTGGGATTCAAGTTCGAATTAACGCCCCCGACGGTATTTACCGGAGAAAGAATGGAGATCGCCAATTTTGAAGTAGAGGCGTTAATCGTTCCGATTGAAACGGGTTATGGAAAACTCGAAGTCAATGTTGCTTTGCGTGACAGGAGTTAG
- a CDS encoding chemotaxis protein CheW, which produces MNSMTEELMEKENAEQKRRIDFKMVTFSLAGRDYGVDIMKVKEISKISRFTYVPNTYPFVRGVHNLRGEIISIIDMRTMFNLDIKQDKNEKGKSAIENVLILKLKDSLLGVIVDSIDKVIGIASEMIKPPPALFTDINIKYISGVIEYEDKLYIILDSDRIFSGEDHRIEYETFEETEPVSENIEKEVVVREKEAPEFGFIVETLATFRHFYVTGLNLDWVSERFKEWSALCKSSGREVQLRNVEDADEFLKPFFSPYTGNLWQRDYMEVFSSLLPERPGGTIAVWNPGCGKGLETYSLACILRHKYPEARIKVWANDNSLIEISTAPNIVLADEDIPDYIKDGGYIAKTEKGSRFTKEIEDIILFEYHDVLHENAIPLVDIIVARDFLSFLKPDNQEKIVAEFKELLKADGMLCLGQNERLVSPEWKAIEEKVLTVYNKTAE; this is translated from the coding sequence AAGGTCAAAGAGATTTCAAAAATCAGCCGGTTTACCTATGTTCCGAATACATATCCTTTTGTGCGGGGCGTTCACAACCTCAGGGGGGAGATAATCTCGATTATCGATATGCGAACGATGTTCAACCTCGATATCAAGCAGGATAAAAATGAAAAGGGCAAAAGCGCGATTGAAAACGTCCTTATCCTGAAGTTGAAAGATTCTCTGCTTGGTGTCATCGTCGATTCGATAGACAAGGTTATCGGTATTGCATCGGAAATGATTAAACCCCCGCCCGCTCTTTTTACGGACATAAACATCAAGTACATAAGCGGTGTTATCGAGTATGAGGATAAGCTTTATATTATTTTGGACAGTGATCGTATTTTCAGCGGTGAAGATCACCGGATAGAGTATGAGACCTTCGAGGAAACCGAGCCTGTTTCGGAAAATATCGAAAAAGAAGTGGTAGTTCGGGAAAAAGAAGCACCGGAGTTCGGTTTTATCGTCGAAACACTCGCGACATTCAGACATTTTTATGTGACGGGATTGAATCTCGATTGGGTAAGCGAACGGTTTAAAGAGTGGAGTGCGCTCTGCAAGAGTAGCGGAAGGGAAGTGCAGCTGAGAAATGTCGAAGATGCCGATGAGTTCCTCAAGCCTTTTTTCTCGCCATATACGGGAAACCTCTGGCAGCGTGATTATATGGAGGTTTTTTCTTCACTTCTCCCGGAGAGACCGGGTGGTACGATCGCTGTATGGAATCCGGGCTGTGGAAAGGGATTGGAAACGTATTCACTTGCCTGTATTCTGCGTCATAAATACCCCGAGGCGCGGATCAAGGTGTGGGCAAACGATAACAGCCTCATTGAAATATCCACGGCGCCGAATATAGTGCTTGCTGATGAGGATATTCCGGATTATATTAAGGATGGTGGGTATATCGCAAAAACAGAGAAAGGATCGCGATTTACAAAAGAAATAGAAGATATAATTCTGTTCGAATATCATGACGTTTTGCACGAGAATGCGATTCCGCTGGTCGATATTATTGTCGCGCGTGATTTCCTCTCCTTTTTAAAGCCGGATAATCAGGAAAAAATCGTGGCGGAGTTTAAGGAATTGTTGAAAGCGGATGGTATGTTATGTTTGGGACAGAACGAACGTCTCGTATCTCCCGAGTGGAAAGCGATCGAAGAGAAAGTTCTCACCGTATATAATAAAACGGCGGAATGA